AGAGGCCAATCCGAAAATGCGGCCGTCATCAGGACGTAGGTATAATGAGAGGTCAAACATAAGTGCTAAGACCTGCCAAAACAACATGATTCCATTACACAACGCTAGAGATATAATTAACTTCAAGAAATATTCTTTATAACGGTTGTGACGGATGTGAGAAAAAACAGATTAACAGAACGATAAACAATAAAGAAAGACACGTGGTTCACCAATAGGCTACCTCCAGGAGGGCAAAGAGAGACAAAGGCATTATTACAAACCTCTAAATGAGAGCAACCGTTCAGCAAATCTTCAAGAGCACCGCGACTAACTGTTCGACCAACTTTCTCTGCTACAGAGCCCAAACAGAGTAGCCTAGCAAGGATGACCAATTCGTCAGAAGAATGAAAAGATTTTTGATAAAGAAGATGCATCAATAAACAACACACACAGAGACCTTAGATCCTTGCATTTCTTTCCGATTTCAGAGATGAGATCTCCACTAAAATCGCGGCAGTTGTGAAGAGAGATCTCCCTAAGGGAAGGACGTGCCAGCACGTCAATGGCTGAGTTCCCAAGGCGTCCACAGTCAAGCTTAAGGCTAGAGAGTTGCTGATTCGGAAACAACAACGGTCTAACCGTTTCCATTGACAGTGAAACattctataaaaattaaattctaaAGTCAATTTAACATAATCTTTACTcatataatataagttgaaggagggagagggagaggggaCTTACGAAGAGGTGGAAGTTGGGAGTGAAAGTGAGGACACGAGAGACGCAGCTTTTGAGTGTTTTGCAAGTGGAGGCCAACGAGCAGAGAGAGGCCACGTCGAGCTTCGTCATGATTGTCTCCAGGAGAGCCGCTGGTAACATGTCGAGGCTTCTCTCTTCATCGAAACCGTCAGCATCGAGGACGACGGTGGTAGCCATCAACGgagtctctcttctcttctttgcgGAAACAGTAGAGATCTTTCTATGGAGTTTTCGGGTTCGATCTGATCCCGAAACCGGATCCACTTAACAAGGAAATTAAACATATTGATTCCACCCAAAACGGCAGCGTTTTATGAGAAGAGAACGAACCTTCCTAAAACGCTTATCCATGTGAGCATGGCGGTCTAGTTCCACCCGTAAAAGGCCGGGTCGGGTCCGATTGGATCGTTTACTTTTTTAGTCGTCTATAAACTGCTTTACCTTTGCATCCCCTACTATTCTTACATCAATCAACTTCGCTCGTTTTGGCAACATTCCCTGAACACACATTGTAGTTCTTGTCAGTTtgctttatctttttttatcttACTATCATTTTCGTGTTAGGCTTTACTAAATGACGCTCAAATGTCTGCTTATTGCTAATATCTATGAAAGTATTTTACCGTCTCAGCATGATGAAAATCATCCGCGAGAAATATCATTCCTTTGTATGaatttttagagtttaagacCCCTTGGAGATTCAACGGATACTAAGGTTAATCACTCTTATACTTGTTGATGAAGAACATATAGAggcttttttttctaaataccaCGAGGTTTGGGAACCAAGCCCATAATCCATCCTGATCTGAAACCACAATGTCTAGTATTAGTTTTTGGTCCCATCAAAGGATTGGGGACCTCTGACACAATGGTCAAAGATATGATGTTAACATGGATAATTTTACGCATCTAAAATTAACGGGATCGAACAtgggtataaattttaaaatccataTTTACGATGGATAAATACAAATGGGTATTGGTGTACCCATAgtttttcaattatataaaattaatatttttcaccAATAAATTCAATACTCATCATTTGCTTGACAATAAGTTTTTCAGCTATAACCACAAAAACGAGTTTTTCtgtcaaaacaacaaaaacaaattttcacgCCAAAAACTGGAAAACGAGTTTTTTCGCCAAAAAtgagtttttccaccaaaaacaaaaatgagttTATgctaaaaccgtaaaaatgagttttcccgtaaaaaatcacaatacgagttttctcgccaaaaccgcaaaaatgagtTTTCCTACTAAACTGTTTACCGCCaaaaactgaaatatatattttccacCAAAACAAGTTTTTACGACCACAATTGTAACATGAATTTTCTCGTCAAAACCACAAacaagtttttccgccaaaatcggaaaaatgagcattctcgccaaaaccgaaaacacgATTTTTCCAAATAAACTGGAAAATGTGTTCTTTTCCAAAAACTGTAAAATGAGTTTTCtagccaaaaccgaaaaactagttttcccgccaaaacgatAGTTTCCACAAAAACGAGTGTTCCCAATAAAACTGCCAAATCAAATTTTCTCGTCACAActgaaacaaataatttttcGCAAAAACGAGTTTTACTGCCAAAACCGTTAACGAGTTTTCCGCTAAAACGAGTTTTCCTGTCAAAATCAGAAAAatagttttccgccaaaactcgAAAATAAGTTTTTCctccaaaaatgaaaaatctctAATTtgtttgattgtattgtttCTCACATGTAACCTAGAGTGACATATGTTTTCAGTGTACCAGATTTTTTAAACCATTGATGCCCTTTCGAgggttgatttaatatatacaattattatttaaaaaaattattgatttatgcatagatataaaaattatctttttaatgGTATATAAAACGTATAATCTGATTAtgcatacaaaatatatttaatattgtacataatttttttagaacaaataaaatagtaatttgTTTGGGTATAAACTGGGTCGTGTTTTTGTGGGTTGGGCTGAACTGAGTTAGTTTACCTTACATTAACATCCttagttatattttatatctttcCTCAAAACAAACTCTTGCTGCGACTTTTTGTAATCATGCAGAAATTATAGTGGTTCAAGAATCTTACGAGACTGTGCATGTTTTAGGTATATGACTCGCCACATACAAAAAGCAAACAAAGTACTTAGTAAGAAGGAACCGACAAAAGTATCAAAGAAGGTGATATCAAAAACGACAGAACAAAACATATCCcttcaaaacatatccttctaagattttttttcgtatgtaccaaaaaataataataataaagaagtGGACATCTATTATATCTGTTCATGTGATAATTTAGCTGATTTGTTTACAAATGAGCTTCCCATACAttttgaaaaatcattcatACTATCATGATGCATTAACTGCGTGATCTTTAAAAAAGTTTGCTCATCATTCTCAGAAGAAAATTGcagtaattaataatattatggcacttcgaattgaatttttttttctttgtcatgGTTTTCATCCTAACATATTTTCTGTTTATCTATCTGCAGACTCCCTTCCAcgtactaaaatatttaattagttcAACTGCAGTACTAATAGAGTAATCTATCCCTTGCTTTTCAACGTAAGATAATAACACGAGTTAGCTTTTCAACGTCAGATAATAACACGAGTTATTTAGCTTTCTTTTTCTCACTTTACACTCCTCTCTGGTTGTTTAATTCCAAAacagaaaacacacacacacatatatatatatatcctcaCTTAGTAATAAATTTTCAACAAATGTGATACAACAGTTTTTGTTAAGCAACGAGTTTTATTTTAAGACTGAATGGTTTCTCATCTCTACGGAATATACATTGCAGTAACATATATCTTAGCCCTAGGCAAAATATATGGATCCGAATATCCTTAACCGGATCAATCCAGATCAGAATTTTAAGGTATTGAATCAAATTGGTTTCAATCCAACATAAATATTTGATCAGTATTTAGATATGAAGAATCGGATCCAAACCTGAAACGAACAAAAAATAATGGATAaccaaaatatagaaatattaacatatatatatatatattataatttaaatataaaattaaaataagaatttcaacaatttagttattttagataattaaatatttttattattttaaatatttttgaacacGTTTGAATTAAAAACCCAGATCTAATCAAAAACATTTTTGGTTCTTTAAACAACACTAGACCCtgatccgcgcgccagcgcggatataaatttttggtttttggttatttattatatttaactaaatgatgtatttgtaatatttgatgtattatgtttaccaagtaaataattttttggcatcttaaaccatctatttatgacgaatattcgatatcatataaaaaatagaacaaacAGACGTAATTAGAaaattgtagacgatatataaaaacaatggttattaatgtaaaatatgaagaaatattgtattatgacttattatggtataaaagattataaattagttatagatgtttaaagaaaatacaatgatttttaaacttctatgaaaaatttaacatataaaaaagggcgatgatttagtcatcaaattgtaaataattttataatttttttaataataaattatttgtaatcttttcgttaagataattattaaatgttcataacattaatatgttaaaagaccatattatgaaagcccatgAGTAACCGTTTTTTtcgggaagtgtaacaaaaaaaaattagatttaactcttcattttgtttaagttctatgttggtaaaagattaaaaaaaatctctctatcttttttaatgttcaatttgaagcttattatgcgaaaatcatacgcaaatataggcagttggttggaatctctatatttttatatttttatattcttacaaattttaaatttattgtttcctatCCTGCAAGCAAATATATAaccgaagtaatagatcaattagttgtaatcaaatatattcttataattagtgtaattataattacaatttctatatttaataagtacattaaagatacgacattgaagatattatgttttgattaatagaagatattagattttgagtttttttttattgatttgttttttttataaagcttagaaaatcaataggatgattggttggttgatacatcctataaagaaaacgaaaattataggtggtttgaatattgtgCATCGATCTATacatgatgtaagttgactatataaaacttgagcatgatcatttcaaactaaagtataggaaggttatatgcatttgttatattgtagttaatattttttaaatattacatacgtcaagtgattcacgttttcgtaaaaataaaattcaagttcattaatGGACCGTACTCGTCCGTAATAAGCTACactaaatatgatatatttttatatttatttaatgacattaagtttaaatttgattaagaaaaattcatgaatttaactgaaaaagacaaacattaaaatatgtagGTTCATtcaatgacattaagtttaaatttgattaaggaaaactcataatttaactgaaaaagacaaagattaaaatatgtagtttaatttaattctcagtgaCATAGAAGtgtaaataaattagaaaacttatgaatattttttaataggtacttctcttttaataatatagatatgaaATTATGAACTGATTGTTCACAACATATCTGATCCATAATTAGAAAACATGTgagtgatataaaaaaattgtaggaCCAAAATATCTAATACCCAAAGTATTCTATCCAAACCCAATCCGATATCAGAATGTCCCCCAAGGCCCAATCCAATTCATCAGTCActtatgttacaaaaaaatcctCCTTACAGTTTACATACTTTACACTTTACACaagtttgtttttacttttgatGTACTATATGATAGGGACTTCTTAGGACCTTCATATTTGTGTAATTTCGTTGTCTGTTCTTTGTCGGCATTTCTAAGAGCACCCACAACCACAACTCCTTAACAATAAATCCTtaacaataaattattataataatatgtagggcccaaatatttaagaatttgtGGTACAATTATCTCTTGAAGTCCTAATTTAAGGATTTCTTTTCTGACAGCCTCTTCACTGTGCGCGGGCTCCACCGCCGCGTGGGAGCCCACAATTGgccaatctttttatttttttatttttttttaaattcggatgaaaaaaaaagaaaaaaataaaatattctaaaagttGTTGTTAAGGATTTGTTTTTAAGGATTTATGGTTGTGGATGCTCTAAGATTTTTCCGCAGTTTCCGAGAAACCTTTATATGCTACTAACATACATTCCTCAAGCCGCACTACTTGCTGCTCACGactatttattgtggtttgttcTTATATTAAGGttggataaatatttttttatttctgaagtcgaccttcatcttcatttAGTACTCCATAGAAATTTACGTACATTTACTGAAACATGCAtagtaaagaaaataaattaaatccaATTTTGTAGTAAGGTGTTTGACAGTTGAAACTTTGATCATGAACTTTTCAAGTTATCTATTCttccatttttcttttgttttagataCTTAACAAAAATTTCTTGACCACATAGCCGTAAGTTTTTGAGGTGTTCTGGATAATTAGACCGGAATAGAAAAACTAACGAAACAATGAAGTCTATGAAAAACACCCAAAACAGTTAGTTAAgactaaaatatatactatttttctGAAACGGATGGAATATCACTTTATATTACCTTAAAATAATAGTATGTAATTTACAAAGTTATATtatcaaaggaaaaaaaagtttattcatCTTTAATGCGCTTTTGTCATATTGGTTTATGTTAATTAGCacttagaagaaaaaataataaagttcAAGGTTCTGTCCCACAGAGGAAAAAGACTTCCCGTCTTTAGAGGAGACTTCAAAAGTCAAGCCTCAGATTAAACTAAATGGTGGAAGTCCCACGATCAAAATACACTGATTCTTTTGGGGCACCAAAGCTTCTGGTCCAAAACCTCAAGACCCTTTCTACGATAAAAGCGCGTGGGCTCCATTCACTTTGATCAAGACCTTTCTCTTTCTCAGTAAACATCACAAACGTCTAAAAGtatggacattaagaagaaacTACCAACACATTAAAAAATTGCAAACATGactttcaaaatttaatatgttaaatCCTGCCTCCACATCTTCCTCTTGACTTGGTCTGCTCCAATAAAACATAGCCCCATGGCCCTCATCAGacaaagaatctctctcatCACATAAGGTCTTagtgttatatataaataagcgTTGCACCATTAGTGATATCACCAACAACCTTTTCACTTACAAAGCTTTTAAAGCAACCAAAACTTCGGTAAGCGTCTTTAGAGACAGTGAGAGCTATGTCAAGAGAGATTGAGCTTCCAGGTTTCAGATTCCACCCGACCGAGGAGGAGCTTACTGATTACTACCTCAAGAACATGGTTAACGGGAAATTCTCCAAAGTCGAAGTCATTGGTTTCCTCAACATCTATCGCCATGATCCATGGGACTTGCCACGTATGTACCAGTATACTTGCTTTCTTCATTcatataaaaatcttatttattaataaaaatctgAATTGTGATCACAGTTTTATCGAAAATTGGTGAGAGAGAATGGTATTTCTTTGTGCCAAGGGAAAGGAAGCATGGGAACGGAGGGAGACCAAGCAGGACAACTGAGAAAGGATATTGGAAAGCAACTGGTTCCGACCGTAAGATCATAAGCTTGTCTGAGCCAAAACGTGTGATTGGGCTCAAGAAGACCCTTGTGTTCTACAGAGGTAGAGCACCAGGTGGAAGCAAGACTGATTGGGTCATGAACGAGTACCGTATGCCTGACAATTGCACCTTACCAAAGGTAccttaaaaaaacaaaagctcTGTTATCAAGAAACAACTCTTTTtctcatcttg
The nucleotide sequence above comes from Brassica napus cultivar Da-Ae chromosome A9, Da-Ae, whole genome shotgun sequence. Encoded proteins:
- the LOC106360752 gene encoding NAC domain-containing protein 6-like, with amino-acid sequence MSREIELPGFRFHPTEEELTDYYLKNMVNGKFSKVEVIGFLNIYRHDPWDLPLLSKIGEREWYFFVPRERKHGNGGRPSRTTEKGYWKATGSDRKIISLSEPKRVIGLKKTLVFYRGRAPGGSKTDWVMNEYRMPDNCTLPKDVVLCKIYRKATSLKVLEQRAEMESKMTQTCPNSPLSSSETISYVGKEENLMTTSFPFPQASAMQEANNNFMLQGHEEKQREAETKESSSSLKLPCGVLPLPELQLPKQGLEWGQDQFLSISPWLQNLTPIVNLLNF